A genomic segment from Nicotiana sylvestris chromosome 1, ASM39365v2, whole genome shotgun sequence encodes:
- the LOC104233617 gene encoding protein neprosin-like, producing the protein MAKVCFYNVKMNMQVMFCLFLVSLCRDDAAAEAKQGMSLAAQKFEVQKHLNRLNKPAIKSIKSPDGDIIDCVHMSHQPAFDHPLLKNHTVQMMPNYHPEGLFRDGKLSTAKTKNEGSKSITQLWHLNGKCPEGTIPIRRTKKDDILRASSMKSYGRKKKHSTIPKPESGRPGLVSQTGHQHAIAYVEGDKYYGAKATINVWEPKIQQPNEFSLSQLWILGGSFDSDLNSIEAGWQVSPDLYGDNNTRLFTYWTSDAYQATGCYNLLCSGFIQINNEIAMGATISPLSSYHGSQYDISILVWKDPKEGNWWMQFGNDYVLGYWPGFLFSYLTDSASMIEWGGEVVNSESDGLHTTTQMGSGHFPDEGFGKSSYFRNIQVVDGSNNLRAPQDLGIYTEDNNCYDVQLGKNNDWGNYFYYGGPGRNPNCP; encoded by the exons ATGGCTAAGGTGTGCTTTTACAATGTGAAGATGAATATGCAAGTGATGTTTTGCTTGTTTTTGGTGTCACTATGTCGTGATGATGCAGCTGCTGAAGCTAAACAGGGGATGTCTCTTGCTGCCCAAAAGTTCGAGGTTCAAAAGCACTTGAATCGCTTAAACAAACCTgcaatcaaatccataaag AGCCCAGATGGTGATATTATTGATTGTGTTCATATGTCTCACCAACCAGCTTTTGATCATCCTTTGCTCAAGAATCACACTGTACAG ATGATGCCAAATTATCACCCAGAAGGGCTATTTCGTGATGGAAAATTGTCTACAGCAAAAACCAAGAATGAAGGTTCAAAATCAATTACTCAACTGTGGCATTTGAATGGAAAATGTCCAGAAGGAACAATTCCAATTAGAAGAACCAAAAAAGATGATATTTTAAGAGCAAGTTCCATGAAAAGCTATGGTAGGAAGAAAAAACATTCTACTATTCCTAAACCAGAGTCTGGTAGACCTGGCCTTGTTAGCCAAACTGGTCATCAG CATGCAATAGCCTATGTTGAAGGAGACAAATATTATGGTGCAAAAGCAACCATAAATGTTTGGGAACCTAAAATTCAGCAACCCAATGAGTTTAGCTTGTCTCAGCTTTGGATTCTTGGAGGTTCTTTTGATTCAGATCTTAATAGCATTGAAGCTGGATGGCAG GTTAGCCCAGATTTGTATGGAGATAACAACACAAGACTTTTTACCTACTGGACT AGTGATGCTTATCAAGCCACAGGCTGCTACAATCTGTTATGTTCAGGATTTATTCAAATCAATAATGAAATAGCAATGGGGGCCACCATTTCCCCTCTTTCCAGCTATCATGGTTCCCAATATGATATAAGCATTCTTGTCTGGAAG GATCCAAAAGAGGGAAACTGGTGGATGCAATTTGGGAATGACTATGTATTGGGATATTGGCCAGgctttttattttcatatttaacAGACAGTGCTTCAATGATTGAATGGGGTGGGGAAGTGGTGAATTCAGAATCAGATGGACTTCACACCACAACTCAAATGGGGAGTGGCCATTTTCCAGATGAAGGTTTTGGGAAATCAAGCTATTTCAGGAATATACAAGTAGTTGATGGTTCAAATAATTTGAGAGCTCCTCAAGATCTTGGGATTTATACTGAGGATAACAATTGTTATGATGTTCAACTAGGAAAAAATAATGACTGGGGGAACTACTTTTACTATGGTGGACCTGGCAGAAATCCTAATTGTCCATGA